The DNA region CCATCCTTGAACTCGCATGCCACATCGTCGAAATCCTAttgccatctccccctttttcAGTCTTTTTATCTCCAGTTTTGAGTAGCAAGTTTTAATCATCATACACCCCCCACCTGTTTACTtccctcctctcttcttcttctgccttgCGGTCGCCGGTAGCGTAGACGTAGGCTCCGCAgacggtgttgatggcgcCGATTCCCATTGCGAGTCCGCGGACGCCGCCGCGGAGGGACATGAACTTTTGGCGGACGCCGCCCGGGGGTGAGCGgcgggaggcgaggaggacgtAGATGCCTGACCAGGCTGCGTTTGTGCCGGCGCCGTCGACTTTGAagccggcgagggtgagataggaggagaaggcgaggaggggggagaagaggaaggggaggggttggaaagggcggaggtggagggctAGGGctagggaggagagggtcattggggggatggaggatgctGGGGGTGTATTAGTATCAAGATGGTgaatgaggagggggaagaaagagaaggggaggagggtgggcCAGATAGGGGATGTGTGAGAGTGGTGTTTAGGAGTTGACTTACTGCCCCAGGCGCGGATGGTGTCACGGAAGGTGACTTTGTCTTGGTTTGTTGAAGCCATTCTGAGCACTGGTATTTGGTCGACGGTTTCAAGACGGGTATCTGAGTATCGATTGAATAGAGAGCTTCAGTGCGGTCGTAAGTCTCCAATATCTCGTCGTCTCATCTCCACATGTTGTCGCTCACTTCACTCGCTTTACTcttcactcactcactcacacaaATCCATAATGAACTTTTCCCCAAAAAACCAGTGACGTCGTTTGGTTGGTTCTGCCGCTGCGACAGGGCAAGTGAGATGACTAAGCAACCGATACAGCGCCCCCTGCCGGGGAAAAAAACGTCACGCACGGGCCAACGGGTTGTTGTCCCTGGCACTGGAGAATCAGATGGTTctggaacagcagcaggaggaagagttcACTCACCAGTGTCACGGGTGTGTGATGGATTCACAATGGAAAATAGATGTCTGAATTGAACTATATTCAACAAATCTATCATCTTATTTTTTCTGGCTTCCGCGTTTCATTTCAACTTCTGGAAGGATGTTGTTCGTGGGGGTGATATAGAAAAGCGAATGTGGGGGCGCTGCAGTCAGTGTGCGGCGGTCTCCAAAAAAGCCACGCTTTCCGGTGTGTCCTCCTGTCGCTGTCTGTCACCAGTGGTGTTTCGCTTGCGTTCGACTCTGCAAGATCCAATCGCAATCCAACTTTTTTACGACCTCTCTTTTCGCAAAGGCAGTTCTTGTTGCTTTTTATCATCGCTCTCCCAATCTCAGAAGAGAGAATTCTTGCCGCGACAGATAAATCTGATTCCACCAACCGGTCTTGCGACTCCCCCCGTCTCCGACAGCCGATAGATATCCAActccaacatcaccccctttactacaccaccaccgccaccaccaccacttcaacaccaccgcagTCCCAAGGGCAACCATGCCCGAAGCCAAAACCTCCGGCGCCTCCGCCAGCGACGGCACCGCCCGCTCCCGCACAGCAGccggcgcctcctcctccacccacaaCGGCCACAACCAAGGCTCCCAATCGCGCACCTACACCCCCGACCAAAAAGCCGCCGTCCTCCGCATCCGCCGCtgctcccccaccgcctTCTACGAGATCCTCGACATCCAAAAAACATGCACCGACTCCGAGGTGAAAAAGGCATACCGCAAGCTCTCCCTCTTGACACACCCCGACAAAAACGGGCACGAGCACGCGGACGAGGCGTTCAAGATGGTCGCGAGAGCGTTCAGTGTCTTGGGGGATAAGGAAAAGAGGGATAAATTTGATCGGTTTGGGACTGATCCCGATAGTAGATTTGAGTCGGCCAGGGcagcggcgagggagggaacagggatgggtgggtttggggggcggccaagggggggaggtttcgggggttgggaggaggaaattaGTCCTGAAGAAATGTTTGCTaggttttttggg from Podospora pseudocomata strain CBS 415.72m chromosome 3, whole genome shotgun sequence includes:
- a CDS encoding hypothetical protein (EggNog:ENOG503P5QR) — protein: MASTNQDKVTFRDTIRAWGTSSIPPMTLSSLALALHLRPFQPLPFLFSPLLAFSSYLTLAGFKVDGAGTNAAWSGIYVLLASRRSPPGGVRQKFMSLRGGVRGLAMGIGAINTVCGAYVYATGDRKAEEEERREVNRWGVYDD